Proteins from a genomic interval of Beijerinckia indica subsp. indica ATCC 9039:
- a CDS encoding L,D-transpeptidase family protein gives MRSPGKSRGPAASRPSRLALLMIAGLGMPGGLSDAFAETLAPSKTPAAKIPLAKIPLTERPFIKTQFAKTDADEADTLRSVRAPSPLPASSTPPTVQSEDSVKPDSATDKKPETAMAPAIPASALQKLIEDRAERPVTGPHITEQRREREAIAAFYAARDFALLWFTDGHPNRAARSLLPRLAAAAEDGLDLGPRLPALPPDNASADSNLDETRQAALDLALSEAVVAYGRQASGSRIDPHEIGKLIGARPEIADPSLILASVAAAGPEAGTILRGFNPQQEGYVALRDKLVAMRQERQPVARRLIPSGPPLRVGMRDPRVALIRARLSLDGKLDKGQTENGASEIYDSEVSMAVADFQRANGLPASGVLTPQTSAILSGARLSATPLSPHVEHEILANMERWRWMPHDLGHDRIEVNLPDFEVAVIEKDEVVSRHRVVIGKEETPTPIFSHVMQFLIVNPYWNVPASILKKEMLPKLAANPNYLHRLGYEVFKRDGHLVVRQPPGERNALGRIKFMFPNDYAVYLHDTPSKHYFEEDKRAFSHGCVRVDEPYHFAEAVLGPKWSESRIKGLFGEKERYITLPKPLPIHLEYFTATVDRFGHLHLSEDVYGYSQKVRIALGLQD, from the coding sequence ATGAGGTCGCCTGGGAAGAGCCGGGGTCCCGCCGCGTCGCGGCCCTCTCGCCTCGCCTTGTTGATGATCGCGGGGCTCGGCATGCCGGGCGGATTGTCCGACGCTTTCGCCGAAACTCTTGCGCCCAGCAAAACGCCAGCAGCCAAAATTCCACTGGCCAAAATTCCGCTGACCGAGCGGCCTTTCATCAAAACCCAGTTTGCCAAGACAGATGCCGACGAGGCCGACACACTCCGGTCGGTCCGCGCGCCCTCTCCCCTGCCGGCTTCGTCCACGCCCCCGACGGTCCAGTCCGAAGATTCCGTCAAACCGGACAGTGCCACGGACAAAAAGCCGGAAACAGCCATGGCGCCAGCCATTCCGGCGAGCGCGTTGCAAAAGCTGATCGAGGACCGTGCCGAGCGCCCTGTCACTGGCCCCCACATCACTGAACAAAGACGTGAGCGCGAGGCGATCGCGGCCTTCTACGCGGCGCGCGATTTCGCACTGCTTTGGTTTACAGATGGCCATCCCAATCGCGCCGCGAGAAGCCTGTTGCCGCGTCTTGCGGCGGCGGCTGAAGATGGCCTTGATCTCGGCCCGCGTCTTCCCGCTTTGCCCCCGGACAATGCGAGTGCCGATTCAAACCTCGATGAAACGCGGCAGGCGGCGCTCGATCTTGCCCTATCCGAGGCCGTCGTCGCCTATGGCCGGCAAGCAAGCGGCAGTCGGATCGATCCACACGAGATCGGCAAGCTGATCGGCGCGCGGCCAGAGATTGCCGACCCCTCCCTGATTCTCGCCAGCGTCGCGGCAGCAGGCCCCGAGGCCGGTACGATCCTGCGCGGTTTTAATCCGCAGCAGGAAGGCTATGTCGCCTTGCGCGACAAACTCGTCGCCATGCGGCAAGAACGCCAGCCGGTTGCTCGGCGGCTCATTCCCTCCGGCCCGCCTCTGCGCGTCGGTATGCGGGATCCGCGCGTCGCTTTGATCCGGGCGCGGTTGAGCCTCGATGGCAAACTCGACAAGGGTCAAACGGAAAACGGCGCGTCCGAAATCTATGACTCCGAAGTCTCCATGGCCGTCGCCGATTTTCAGCGGGCCAATGGCCTGCCCGCTTCTGGTGTTCTCACCCCGCAAACCAGCGCCATTCTCTCGGGTGCGCGGCTATCGGCCACCCCTTTATCGCCGCATGTCGAACATGAAATTCTTGCCAATATGGAGCGCTGGCGCTGGATGCCGCACGATCTCGGCCACGATCGGATCGAGGTGAACCTGCCTGATTTCGAGGTCGCCGTCATCGAGAAGGACGAGGTGGTGAGCCGTCACCGTGTCGTCATCGGCAAGGAAGAAACGCCGACGCCGATCTTTTCCCATGTGATGCAATTTCTGATCGTCAATCCCTATTGGAACGTGCCGGCCTCGATCCTCAAAAAGGAAATGCTGCCGAAACTCGCGGCCAATCCGAATTATCTGCATCGCCTCGGCTATGAAGTCTTCAAAAGGGATGGGCATCTCGTCGTGCGCCAGCCGCCCGGCGAACGCAATGCGCTCGGCCGCATCAAATTCATGTTCCCCAATGATTATGCGGTCTATCTCCACGATACGCCATCCAAGCATTATTTCGAAGAAGACAAGCGCGCCTTCAGCCACGGTTGCGTGCGGGTCGACGAGCCCTATCATTTTGCCGAAGCGGTCCTTGGACCGAAATGGAGTGAAAGCCGCATCAAAGGCCTGTTCGGGGAGAAGGAACGCTATATCACCCTGCCGAAGCCCCTGCCCATTCATCTGGAATATTTCACCGCCACCGTCGATCGGTTCGGACATCTCCATTTGAGTGAGGATGTCTATGGCTATTCGCAGAAGGTGAGAATAGCGCTCGGCCTTCAAGACTAA
- the argF gene encoding ornithine carbamoyltransferase gives MTPLPVSDLIVQPKHFLDLSRLEAKDLRAILDLAAGLKAKRRRGQKAKEQPLEGKVLAMVFDQPSTRTRVSFDLAMRELGGETIMLTGQEMQLGRGETIADTARVLSRFVDAIVIRILNHADLLELAEYAEVPVINGLTKLSHPCQIMADLLTFEEHRGPIKGRTIAWTGDSNNVLASWIEAARRLDFTLNVACPAELSPAPELVAFANAQGKRLNVLRDPFEAVRGADAVISDCWVSMGDEEEEARRQALLSPYQVNAELMATAAKDAIFMHCLPAHRGEEVTDEVIDGPQSVVFDEAENRLHAQKGILAWCFGVTGS, from the coding sequence ATGACGCCTCTCCCTGTGTCCGATCTCATCGTGCAGCCCAAACATTTTCTTGATTTGTCCCGGCTTGAAGCCAAGGATCTCCGCGCTATTCTCGATTTGGCGGCGGGTTTGAAGGCCAAGCGCCGGCGTGGCCAAAAAGCCAAGGAGCAGCCGCTCGAGGGCAAGGTCCTGGCGATGGTGTTTGACCAGCCCTCGACCCGCACCCGCGTTTCCTTCGATCTCGCCATGCGTGAGCTGGGCGGCGAGACCATCATGCTGACCGGTCAGGAAATGCAGCTCGGGCGCGGCGAGACCATCGCCGATACGGCGCGCGTTCTCTCGCGTTTCGTCGATGCGATCGTCATCCGCATCCTCAATCATGCCGATCTCCTGGAACTCGCCGAATATGCGGAAGTGCCGGTTATCAATGGCTTGACGAAACTCTCGCACCCTTGCCAGATCATGGCCGATCTCCTCACATTCGAGGAGCATCGCGGGCCGATCAAGGGCCGCACCATCGCCTGGACCGGTGATTCCAACAATGTGCTCGCAAGCTGGATCGAGGCCGCGCGGCGGCTCGATTTCACCTTGAACGTCGCCTGTCCGGCCGAGCTTTCACCCGCGCCCGAGCTCGTCGCTTTTGCCAATGCTCAGGGCAAGAGGCTGAATGTTCTGCGCGACCCCTTCGAGGCGGTGCGCGGCGCCGATGCGGTGATCTCCGATTGCTGGGTATCGATGGGCGATGAGGAAGAGGAAGCCCGCCGTCAGGCCTTGCTCTCGCCCTATCAGGTCAATGCCGAGCTGATGGCGACTGCAGCCAAGGACGCGATCTTCATGCATTGCCTGCCGGCGCATCGTGGTGAGGAAGTCACCGATGAGGTGATCGATGGGCCGCAATCGGTGGTCTTCGATGAAGCTGAAAACCGCCTGCATGCGCAAAAAGGCATTCTCGCCTGGTGTTTTGGAGTAACCGGTTCATGA
- a CDS encoding twin transmembrane helix small protein — MSHPGNFFVGLAVAAVGVVLFLGLVNMTRGGSPNLSQKLMRWRIGLQFVAILIILGVLLYREGI; from the coding sequence ATGTCTCATCCCGGCAATTTCTTCGTCGGCCTTGCCGTCGCTGCCGTCGGCGTCGTTCTGTTCCTCGGTCTGGTGAATATGACGCGAGGCGGCAGTCCGAATTTATCACAAAAGCTGATGCGTTGGCGCATAGGCCTTCAATTCGTGGCGATCCTGATCATTCTTGGCGTGCTTTTGTACCGGGAAGGGATTTGA
- the folP gene encoding dihydropteroate synthase, translating to MGILNLTPDSFSDGGRFNASEAALARAKQLVAEGADLIDIGAESTRPGYRPVSAAEELARLDPLLGKICRAVNVPVSIDTMKAEVARRAVALGATIVNDIWGLRKDPAMADTIAETGAGLVMMHNREDIDAQLDILADLHRFFDRSLHLAEKAGIPSSRIMLDPGIGFGKTAAQNLLVLRELHHLRDYGLPILVGVSRKSFIGALLDADVDHRLIGTLAANLVAATRGASVFRVHDVAEHVAAFKIFSAIRNARAHA from the coding sequence ATGGGGATCTTGAATCTGACACCGGATTCTTTTTCAGATGGTGGCCGGTTCAATGCAAGCGAGGCGGCGCTCGCGCGGGCGAAACAGCTCGTGGCCGAGGGTGCCGATCTGATCGATATAGGTGCGGAATCGACCAGGCCCGGCTATAGGCCCGTCTCGGCGGCTGAAGAATTGGCGCGGCTCGATCCCTTGCTGGGCAAGATTTGTCGGGCGGTGAACGTGCCGGTCTCGATCGATACGATGAAGGCCGAAGTCGCCCGCCGCGCCGTCGCGCTTGGTGCCACGATCGTGAACGACATCTGGGGCCTGCGGAAGGATCCGGCCATGGCCGATACGATCGCCGAGACCGGCGCCGGGCTTGTCATGATGCACAACCGGGAGGACATCGATGCGCAACTCGATATTCTCGCCGATCTGCACCGCTTCTTCGACCGTTCCCTGCATCTTGCCGAGAAGGCGGGCATCCCGTCATCACGCATCATGCTTGATCCTGGCATTGGTTTCGGCAAGACGGCGGCTCAGAATCTTCTCGTCTTGAGAGAGCTCCACCATTTGCGCGATTATGGCCTGCCCATTCTTGTCGGCGTCTCACGCAAATCCTTTATCGGCGCTCTGCTCGACGCCGATGTCGATCATCGTCTGATCGGAACCCTCGCCGCCAATCTTGTGGCAGCCACACGGGGAGCCTCAGTTTTTCGCGTGCATGATGTCGCGGAGCACGTCGCCGCCTTCAAGATCTTTTCAGCGATCAGGAATGCGCGCGCTCATGCCTGA
- a CDS encoding S9 family peptidase, giving the protein MTPRTAPYGTWLSPVTTDLMTEAAIGLGGLAVDGTDLYWLETRPSEGGRTTLCQRQQDGTIVERTPAPFYVGTRVHEYGGGAYAVENRTIIFSDRRDGSVWIIEGQGEGAAPRRIPTSENCRYADFIFDPNHPRVLCVREDHRDRPPTDPKSAIVSLPLDASDKERVIVEGPDFLSSPRLSPDGKILVWLSWEHPFMPWDWTRLHLAPLTLYGSITPAVVLAGRERESIVQPGFAPDGTLHFCSDRTGWWNLYALRGDKIVPVAPVDAEIGGPHWVFAQHYYAFLPDKRLVASIVRDGIRTACVIDGDVITPLSLGQGQAGQVADCPQPIGQGLAFLATPPTAPPALSLVDKPEATKIQIVRVAAPAVIPEETISIGEPIDYPSRGTIAHAFWYAPKNADYQAPDGTLPPLVVLSHGGPTSMTTNHFTLSVQWWTSRGFGVVDVNYGGSTGYGRDYRRALDGQWGLVDVEDCQAAALYLVEKGLVDPNRIAIRGGSAGGFTTLAALTTTQTFKAGASLYGVADLMLLARDTHKFESRYLDGLIGPLPQAKALYAERSPINHIDRLTCPVIFFQGEDDKTVPPNQAETMVAALEARHLPVSYYLFAGEGHGFRKAETIRRVLDLELGFYGRVFGFEPPNLSERVVISLIGDDHEG; this is encoded by the coding sequence ATGACACCACGTACTGCTCCCTACGGGACCTGGCTTTCGCCGGTTACGACCGATCTTATGACCGAGGCAGCGATCGGGCTTGGGGGGCTCGCCGTCGATGGGACAGATCTGTACTGGCTCGAAACGCGCCCAAGTGAAGGCGGCCGCACGACGCTTTGCCAGCGCCAGCAGGATGGCACGATCGTCGAACGCACGCCGGCGCCTTTCTATGTTGGCACACGGGTTCATGAATATGGCGGCGGCGCCTATGCGGTCGAAAACCGGACCATCATCTTCAGCGATCGCCGCGACGGATCGGTCTGGATCATCGAGGGCCAGGGGGAGGGAGCGGCGCCGCGCCGTATTCCGACGTCGGAAAATTGTCGCTACGCCGATTTCATCTTCGATCCGAACCATCCGCGCGTGCTCTGTGTCCGCGAGGATCATCGCGACAGGCCGCCGACCGATCCCAAATCCGCGATCGTCTCCTTGCCGCTCGATGCCTCGGACAAGGAGAGGGTGATCGTCGAGGGGCCGGATTTTCTGAGTTCTCCGCGCCTTTCACCCGATGGCAAGATCCTCGTCTGGTTGTCCTGGGAGCATCCCTTTATGCCCTGGGACTGGACGCGGCTGCATCTTGCGCCCCTCACGCTCTATGGCTCGATCACGCCGGCTGTGGTGCTCGCCGGCCGCGAGCGTGAATCCATCGTGCAGCCGGGTTTTGCACCTGATGGCACGCTCCATTTCTGTTCCGATCGCACCGGCTGGTGGAATCTTTATGCCTTGCGAGGCGATAAAATCGTGCCCGTGGCGCCGGTCGACGCAGAGATCGGCGGGCCGCATTGGGTCTTCGCCCAGCATTATTATGCCTTTTTGCCAGACAAGCGCCTCGTCGCCTCCATCGTGCGGGACGGTATCAGGACGGCTTGCGTGATTGATGGAGACGTGATTACGCCGCTGTCGCTCGGCCAGGGCCAAGCGGGGCAGGTGGCGGATTGTCCGCAACCGATCGGTCAAGGCCTCGCCTTTCTCGCGACGCCGCCGACGGCGCCGCCCGCCTTGAGCCTTGTCGATAAGCCCGAGGCCACAAAGATTCAAATTGTGCGGGTCGCGGCTCCCGCCGTGATCCCTGAGGAGACGATCTCAATCGGGGAACCGATCGATTATCCGAGCCGAGGCACGATTGCGCATGCCTTCTGGTATGCGCCGAAAAACGCCGATTATCAGGCTCCTGACGGCACATTGCCGCCGCTCGTCGTGCTCTCGCATGGCGGTCCGACGAGCATGACGACCAATCATTTCACGCTCTCGGTGCAATGGTGGACGAGCAGGGGTTTCGGCGTCGTCGATGTCAATTATGGCGGCTCGACCGGCTACGGCCGCGATTATCGCCGGGCGCTCGATGGGCAATGGGGCCTTGTCGATGTCGAGGATTGCCAGGCGGCGGCGCTTTATCTCGTGGAAAAGGGCCTGGTTGATCCCAACCGCATCGCCATCCGGGGCGGCAGTGCCGGCGGCTTCACCACTTTGGCGGCGCTCACGACGACACAGACGTTCAAGGCCGGCGCCAGTCTCTACGGCGTCGCCGATCTCATGCTGCTTGCGCGTGATACACATAAATTCGAATCGCGCTATCTCGATGGCCTCATCGGCCCCTTGCCGCAGGCGAAAGCGCTCTATGCCGAGCGCTCACCGATCAATCACATCGATCGGCTCACCTGTCCCGTGATCTTCTTTCAAGGCGAGGACGACAAGACCGTGCCGCCGAACCAGGCGGAAACCATGGTCGCGGCGCTCGAGGCCCGGCATCTTCCGGTCTCCTATTATCTCTTTGCCGGTGAAGGTCATGGCTTTCGCAAAGCCGAAACCATCCGCCGCGTGCTCGACCTCGAACTCGGCTTTTACGGCCGTGTCTTTGGCTTCGAGCCGCCCAATTTAAGCGAGCGCGTGGTCATATCTCTCATCGGGGACGATCATGAAGGATGA
- a CDS encoding cob(I)yrinic acid a,c-diamide adenosyltransferase — protein MVVLTRIYTRGGDGGTTSLGTGERRKKQDLRIETYGTVDEANACIGLARIHTASEAAHAKLDAMLLCIQNDLFDLGADLCMPENTAANPKVEALRILPAQVERLERDIDTINAGLEPLSSFVLPGGTPAAAALHLARTVARRAERLLCALRETPGESVGAPTLAYLNRLSDFLFVAARHVNQQGAGDVLWVPGLNR, from the coding sequence ATGGTTGTCTTGACGAGAATCTATACCCGTGGCGGCGATGGTGGGACGACCTCTCTGGGGACCGGCGAGAGGCGTAAGAAACAGGATTTGCGGATCGAAACTTACGGCACTGTCGATGAGGCCAATGCCTGCATCGGTCTTGCCCGGATCCATACCGCCAGCGAGGCGGCTCACGCCAAGCTCGACGCCATGCTTTTATGCATCCAGAACGATCTGTTTGATCTCGGCGCCGATCTCTGCATGCCGGAAAATACCGCGGCCAATCCCAAGGTTGAGGCTTTGCGCATTCTGCCGGCCCAGGTTGAGAGGCTGGAACGCGACATCGATACGATCAATGCAGGGCTCGAGCCTTTGTCCTCCTTTGTCCTTCCGGGGGGCACACCGGCGGCGGCGGCGCTGCATCTCGCGCGCACCGTTGCGCGGCGCGCCGAACGCCTGCTGTGCGCTTTGCGGGAGACGCCGGGCGAGAGTGTGGGCGCACCAACGCTGGCCTATCTCAATCGGCTCTCGGATTTCCTGTTCGTTGCGGCGCGTCATGTCAATCAGCAGGGCGCGGGGGACGTGCTCTGGGTGCCGGGCTTGAACCGATGA
- a CDS encoding Hsp33 family molecular chaperone gives MNESAARFVSDNGEDDSVLPFAVEPLDVRGRVARLGPSLDHILSQHRYPAPVARLLGEAVVLTVLLGSSLKIEGRFQLQTRSEGAVDMLVVDFDAPDRLRAFARYDAQRLEFAERGTELLGKGHLAFTIDQGNDMSRYQGVVALEGQGLEEAAHQYFRQSEQIPTFVRLAVAENITGGGAVWRAGGIMLQFLPSSPERQRQADLHPGDAPEGHETEPLAEDDAWSEAKILAGTIEDHELVDPTLSSERLLYRLFHERGVKVFAPQTVHDACRCSRDGIARMLRNFTPQERQDMIGDNGKIGVTCEFCSTFREFEPEELETPSPED, from the coding sequence ATGAATGAATCCGCCGCGCGCTTCGTCTCCGATAATGGCGAGGATGACAGCGTGCTGCCTTTCGCCGTGGAGCCGCTCGACGTGCGCGGCCGCGTGGCAAGGCTTGGTCCCTCGCTTGATCATATTCTGTCGCAACATCGCTATCCGGCCCCCGTTGCCCGTCTTCTTGGCGAGGCCGTTGTCCTGACCGTGCTGCTCGGCTCATCCCTCAAAATCGAGGGACGATTCCAGTTGCAGACGCGGAGCGAGGGCGCGGTCGATATGCTGGTTGTCGATTTCGATGCGCCGGACCGATTGCGCGCCTTCGCCCGCTATGATGCGCAAAGACTGGAATTTGCGGAACGCGGCACGGAATTGCTCGGCAAGGGCCATCTCGCCTTCACCATCGACCAGGGCAATGACATGTCGCGCTATCAAGGCGTCGTTGCCTTGGAAGGGCAGGGGCTGGAGGAAGCGGCGCATCAATATTTCCGCCAGTCCGAGCAGATCCCGACCTTCGTGCGTCTGGCGGTTGCGGAAAATATCACCGGTGGCGGGGCGGTCTGGCGTGCCGGCGGAATCATGCTGCAATTCCTGCCGAGTTCCCCCGAGCGGCAGCGGCAGGCCGATCTTCACCCGGGCGATGCGCCGGAAGGCCACGAGACGGAACCCCTGGCCGAGGATGATGCCTGGAGCGAGGCCAAGATCCTGGCCGGAACGATCGAGGATCACGAACTCGTGGATCCGACTCTTTCCAGCGAACGCCTGCTCTATCGCCTGTTTCACGAACGCGGCGTCAAAGTGTTCGCTCCGCAAACCGTGCATGATGCCTGCCGCTGCTCGCGCGATGGCATTGCCCGGATGTTGCGGAATTTCACGCCGCAGGAACGCCAGGACATGATCGGCGACAATGGCAAGATCGGGGTGACCTGCGAATTCTGCTCGACCTTCAGGGAGTTTGAACCCGAGGAACTCGAGACCCCATCGCCGGAAGACTGA
- the folK gene encoding 2-amino-4-hydroxy-6-hydroxymethyldihydropteridine diphosphokinase, with product MPDKAVPIGLGFGSNIGDRPGNIRRAIDLLMERGVARITKISSLYRTAPWGYREQEDFANACALATTRLAPHALLAALKDIEKTIGRQETIRWGPRVIDIDILFYDDEWLDDPDLILPHKELFNRPFVLLPLAEIAPDLCLRGRGIGEAAAAADPSGITLWEKKEPIETHPS from the coding sequence ATGCCTGACAAAGCGGTTCCGATCGGCCTCGGTTTCGGCAGCAATATCGGCGACAGGCCCGGCAATATCCGCCGCGCCATCGATCTGCTCATGGAGCGGGGCGTGGCCAGGATCACAAAAATCTCCTCCCTCTATCGCACCGCGCCTTGGGGCTATCGCGAGCAGGAGGATTTCGCCAATGCCTGCGCGCTCGCAACGACACGCCTTGCGCCGCATGCCCTGCTCGCCGCGCTCAAGGATATTGAAAAGACCATCGGCCGCCAGGAGACGATCCGCTGGGGACCGCGCGTGATCGATATCGACATTCTTTTCTATGATGATGAATGGCTGGATGATCCAGACCTGATCCTGCCGCACAAGGAATTGTTTAACCGGCCGTTTGTCCTCTTGCCTCTCGCCGAGATCGCGCCGGATCTTTGCTTGCGCGGGCGCGGAATCGGCGAAGCTGCCGCAGCCGCCGATCCATCCGGGATTACGCTTTGGGAGAAGAAAGAGCCCATCGAGACTCATCCTTCATGA
- a CDS encoding aspartate aminotransferase family protein has translation MTSSLLPTYARAPIAFERGEGAWLTSTTGERFLDFGGGIAVASLGYSHPHLIKALHEQGDKLWHTSNLFQIPQAERLAERLTAVSFADFVFFTNSGAEAMEGVIKTARKYHAACGHPEKNRIITFQGAFHGRTLATIAAAGNEKYLDGFEPRLPGFDNVPFGDLEAVKAAIKPETGAILIEPIQGEGGIRVVSPDFLQALRKLCDEQGLLLLLDEVQSGVGRSGKLFAYEWAGVEPDVMAIAKGIGGGFPLGAFMATREAAKGMVVGTHGSTYGGNPLATSIGNAVLDIVLEPSFLAHVEATGVLLQQRLVALRERHPEVIAELRGAGLMRGIKVTLPVADFAAAARAEKLLVIPAGDNVVRLLPPLIIGEEEVDGAIERLDAACAALKARINANSSSLLSGAAE, from the coding sequence GTGACTTCGTCGCTGCTTCCCACCTATGCCAGGGCGCCGATTGCTTTCGAGCGGGGCGAGGGTGCTTGGCTGACCTCGACGACGGGTGAACGCTTTCTCGATTTCGGCGGCGGCATTGCCGTGGCGAGCCTTGGCTATAGCCATCCCCATCTCATCAAGGCGCTTCATGAGCAGGGCGACAAGCTCTGGCATACGTCAAATCTGTTCCAGATTCCTCAGGCCGAACGCCTGGCTGAACGGCTCACCGCCGTGAGTTTCGCCGATTTCGTCTTTTTCACCAATTCCGGTGCGGAGGCGATGGAAGGCGTGATCAAGACGGCGCGCAAATATCATGCGGCCTGCGGCCATCCGGAAAAGAACCGCATCATCACGTTCCAGGGCGCGTTCCATGGCCGCACGCTCGCGACCATCGCCGCCGCCGGCAATGAGAAATATCTTGACGGTTTCGAACCGCGTCTGCCGGGCTTCGACAATGTCCCCTTCGGCGATCTTGAGGCGGTCAAGGCCGCGATCAAGCCCGAGACCGGCGCGATCCTGATTGAACCCATTCAGGGCGAGGGCGGCATTCGTGTCGTCTCGCCGGATTTTCTGCAAGCCTTGCGCAAGCTCTGTGACGAACAGGGCCTGTTGCTCCTCTTGGACGAGGTCCAGAGCGGCGTCGGGCGCAGCGGCAAGCTCTTTGCCTATGAATGGGCGGGCGTGGAGCCGGATGTCATGGCGATTGCCAAGGGCATCGGCGGTGGTTTTCCGCTCGGTGCCTTCATGGCGACCCGGGAAGCCGCCAAGGGCATGGTCGTCGGCACGCATGGTTCGACCTATGGGGGCAACCCTTTGGCGACGAGCATCGGCAATGCCGTGCTCGATATCGTGCTGGAACCGAGCTTCCTCGCCCATGTCGAGGCCACCGGGGTGCTGTTGCAGCAAAGGCTCGTCGCTTTGCGGGAACGCCATCCAGAGGTGATCGCCGAATTGCGAGGCGCAGGTTTGATGCGTGGGATCAAGGTTACCCTTCCGGTCGCGGATTTCGCGGCGGCGGCACGCGCCGAAAAGCTGCTCGTCATCCCGGCGGGCGATAATGTCGTGCGCCTCCTTCCGCCGCTCATCATTGGCGAAGAGGAAGTGGATGGCGCGATCGAGCGTTTGGACGCGGCTTGCGCGGCGCTCAAAGCCCGAATCAACGCCAATAGCTCCTCTCTCCTGAGCGGAGCCGCTGAATGA
- a CDS encoding sigma-54-dependent transcriptional regulator: MSPRILIADDDPVQRRLLEAQVQRFGYVTETVDNGAAALARVKAQGQAQGQGHGHAPLDLLILDLAMPDIDGLGVLKTLRKEGYRVPAIVQTANGSIETVIAAMRAGAADFVVKPVGTERLQVSIKNALRADALEDEIRRMNRHAAGALSFKDLIAGSEAMERVIRLGERAAKSTIPILLEGESGVGKEVIARAIQGLSDRRGKPFITVNCGALPEPLVESILFGHEKGAFTGANERHVGKFVEANGGTLFLDEIGELPLETQVKLLRALQEGEVDPIGAKRPVKVDIRLISATNRNLIEQVKRGRFREDLYYRLNVFPIHVPALRARREDITELARTFATRFAAEEGKPLRGLTPETEALLCAYDWPGNVRQLENAVFRAVVLADGDELTVTEFPQIAAHVHGFDICVPPAPLPVALQPARETEFVPVELRDPHVLRLLDDEGEILPLERLEAEIIRFSLIHYRGQMSAMARKLGIGRSTLYRKLKEYGLQQGAEGDPLGLSDPMAGLLNRAGAAA, encoded by the coding sequence ATGTCTCCTAGAATTTTGATCGCCGATGATGATCCGGTCCAACGCCGCCTGCTCGAGGCGCAGGTGCAGCGTTTCGGTTATGTGACCGAAACCGTCGATAACGGCGCAGCCGCGCTGGCCCGCGTCAAGGCGCAAGGCCAGGCTCAGGGCCAAGGACATGGCCATGCGCCGCTCGATCTTCTGATCCTCGATCTCGCCATGCCTGATATCGATGGCCTCGGCGTCTTAAAAACCCTCCGTAAGGAAGGCTATCGCGTGCCGGCGATCGTTCAGACCGCCAATGGCTCAATCGAAACGGTCATCGCCGCCATGCGCGCCGGCGCCGCCGATTTCGTCGTGAAACCAGTCGGCACTGAGCGGCTGCAAGTCTCGATCAAGAACGCGCTTCGCGCCGACGCGCTGGAAGACGAAATCCGCCGCATGAACCGCCATGCCGCAGGGGCTCTCTCCTTCAAGGATCTCATTGCCGGCAGCGAGGCCATGGAGCGCGTCATAAGGCTCGGCGAACGCGCCGCGAAATCGACCATTCCGATCCTCCTCGAAGGGGAATCCGGGGTCGGTAAGGAAGTCATCGCCCGCGCCATTCAGGGTCTCTCCGACCGGCGCGGCAAGCCCTTCATCACCGTCAATTGTGGCGCGCTTCCCGAACCCCTCGTCGAATCCATCCTATTTGGCCACGAAAAGGGTGCCTTTACCGGAGCCAATGAGCGGCATGTCGGCAAATTCGTCGAGGCCAATGGCGGCACCCTCTTTCTCGATGAAATCGGCGAATTGCCGCTCGAAACGCAGGTCAAGCTCCTGCGCGCCCTGCAGGAAGGCGAGGTCGATCCGATCGGCGCCAAACGGCCGGTCAAGGTCGATATCAGGCTGATTTCCGCAACCAACCGCAACCTGATCGAACAGGTCAAACGCGGCCGGTTCCGCGAGGATCTTTATTATCGCCTGAACGTCTTCCCCATCCATGTGCCGGCGTTACGGGCCCGGCGCGAGGATATCACCGAACTCGCCCGGACCTTCGCCACCCGCTTCGCGGCGGAGGAAGGCAAGCCCCTGCGCGGCCTCACCCCCGAGACCGAGGCGCTGCTCTGCGCCTATGACTGGCCGGGCAATGTCCGGCAATTGGAAAATGCCGTGTTCCGGGCTGTGGTCCTCGCTGATGGCGATGAACTGACCGTCACCGAATTTCCGCAGATCGCCGCCCATGTTCATGGCTTCGACATTTGCGTGCCGCCGGCCCCCCTCCCCGTCGCCCTGCAGCCGGCGCGCGAGACCGAATTCGTGCCTGTCGAATTACGTGATCCGCATGTCCTGCGTCTGCTTGATGATGAAGGTGAAATCCTGCCGCTCGAACGGCTGGAGGCGGAAATCATCCGCTTCTCGCTGATACATTATCGCGGACAAATGTCGGCCATGGCGCGCAAGCTGGGCATCGGCCGTTCGACGCTCTATCGCAAGTTGAAAGAATATGGATTGCAACAGGGCGCGGAAGGTGATCCGCTTGGCCTGAGCGATCCGATGGCAGGCTTGTTAAACCGTGCCGGTGCAGCCGCCTGA